From Clarias gariepinus isolate MV-2021 ecotype Netherlands chromosome 1, CGAR_prim_01v2, whole genome shotgun sequence:
atcatctataccgctttatcctttattcagggtcacagggaacctgtagcctattccaggaggcttaaCGCATGAggcaggggtacaccctggacagggtgccaatcaattgcagggcatacacatacaaacacccacactatgggcaatttgagaacgccagtTTGCCTAATCTGAcagtctttggactgagggaggaaaccggagtacccggaggaaactcaccaagcatggggagaacatgcacacacagacgaGAATCGAGCCTgaccgggaatcaaacctggaccctggaggtgcaagcgacagtgctaaacactacgccactgtgccgccattaCTGCATATTAtttagaatttattaaaaatgtgtttcttacCAGCAATAAACCAGCAGAATGTGAAGCTGGACACCAGTATGTGCCAGATGGAACAGAGACACTTTAGTGTTGAATTATCTTTCTGACCACAGGGCAGGCAGGTAAGCAGGGCCATCAACAGGCTGAACACTCCACTTACCAGCACATACACAGGGATGTAGTTCTCCTTGGTAcactcatttaaatattttgcaccTAAGAGAATggattaaacaaattatttttgtaaatgtcacaacatgcagtttattattattattattagtagtagtagtattacccATTATCTCATATTACTTATATTGTCTAcactgctttatcttgtatacagcctatcccagaagacttagggcatgaggcagggtacaccctggtcgGTTGACAATCCATCgtaaggcacacacacaaacacacacaaacacacacaaacacacacaaacacacacatacacacacatacacaaacacacacatacacaaacacacacatacacaaacacacacatacacatacagtacacgctCAGTCACACCCTATGCCTATTATTCAATCTTtagactttgggaggaaaccagaacacCTGgaataaacccaccaagcacagggagaacatactgtacaaactttTTTGTGACCAGAAATGACAGGATTGgagctaaacagctgtgtaagaaaacctttttattagtgagactaatcaataagccttcagtttgctagggaacataaagactggactgtGGAGCAATGGGAAAAGATCAGATGTGATCTGATAAGACCAAAATGGACCGTATTAAAGAATGATGGGTTCATCACGAACAGAAAGGAAACACATGAAGCAATACatacatcatgcatagtggccactgttcaagcctctggaggcagggttataatctggagttgcttcagttggtcaggtctagactttgcaacattatgtggcaataaaatgaaatcagctgacaatttgaatgaccagattatcccATTTATGGAATTTTTTTCCTCCTATATGGGCATATGGTACCATAAAGTACCATATGGGACAACAATGCCATTGGGCAAATTGTGAAGGGGTGGTTTTAGGAGAAGTACTgtatgagaaatcattttcagacatgaactggccaccattGATTGTCTTTGGATGTGGTAGAACATACTATGAAATGCTTAGACTCAAAATTTCCAAAATTTCTGTATCGAAGTGAATGTTTATCTTGTTATCTTTAAATGAATAGTGTTTCAAAATTATTTGGAAGTAATTTTCTCACTGGCTCAATGCGCGGCTTTATAACTTTGTGTATTCAAATTTTCCACACTCTTTAGTCTACTGAGTCATTTGGTCCCCACTGTTCagctttttttaatctaaaaccTAGGTTTTAAAAAGCAGTATAGGTGGGATAAGAGTTAATAGGCTTTTGACAGAACTTTATTGTATGAACTTTGTCTTCATAATGTAAAGGTGGTCATGAAGGCAGATACTCACCAATGCAGATCTGAGCAATAGGTAAAGCCACCAGCGTTATTTTGGAAAGCActgtggttttaaaaatgatagagtattaatatttacaataattaaaaataaaattatttggttACAATATTATGCATTGGTTGTATTGTTTCACTGTACCAAGAATATCTTCAGACATTATTTACTACCGTGATCTTATCCAGGCTCCTATTACTTAGTTTGTTTGTAGAAAGAAAAAcctaaaacaaataatacatttgATTACTCATTTATCTACTCACCTAAAGAGGGAATGGATTTTGGTTTTGGTAAATCTGGGAGACGCCATACATTTCTTGTTGTTGTCATGATGCTTTGTATTCTTTTACCTATGCAGATGTGCACACCCAaacaaatatacatatttaagcCAGCACactggtataataataataataataataataataataatacttattattattattattattattatcatcataaaTAGTAGTAGCACAGGTCCaggtaaataaaatatgttgagtggtttctgtttaaatttatgcataatattataatttttcattACTTTGATATGGTTAGGTAATGTTGTCTTGCTGCTGCAGATACTGTAAGTATAAGTAGGGTTTTTCCTTTGACCTATGAATTAAACACGAGAGAAcaaatattatgtatttatgCAATAATCAATATTTTGTCATAGTCACCTCAAGATACTCAGACATCCTGGAAGCCCTTTACTGATTACAATCTGCCCAGTGCGATCAAAATGTCTGTAACAGGGGTTCTCAAATTTATACTCAAAGTTCAGATCTGATTTCTATTCAAGGTCAAAGATCCGAACGATGGGTGGTAagcaaattacttttattaaacttgtTTAAAGATTACAAGCaacgtactgtatattcatgtttAAGGC
This genomic window contains:
- the LOC128531647 gene encoding transmembrane protein 272-like isoform X1, translated to MTTTRNVWRLPDLPKPKSIPSLVLSKITLVALPIAQICIGAKYLNECTKENYIPVYVLVSGVFSLLMALLTCLPCGQKDNSTLKCLCSIWHILVSSFTFCWFIAGSVWIYSIYPPNYNSTLVDVPYCNKTLYLFAFWTTTLMYILLAVVFMCGCCYLICLCVCEQDDESEEAPEA